GGCCGATGTTCGTAACGATCGGCGTTGATCATGCGCCGGAAGTTGGTCGGGCTTACCTTGGCCAAGGCTTCCGTGGAACGGCCAAGAGCGACCATGCGGCTCAGCGACGACGATAGCGAAACGGGATGAAAATGTTTGGCCCGCGCTTGTGCATTGTAGCGCAGTTCAAAACCCCATTGCGCCAGGCGCAATCCCCACTCGGAATCCTCGCAGAACCGCAACTCTTCGCAAAACCGTTCACCGGTTCGCTCGAGGAAGGCGCGCTTCACGGAAACATTGCAGGTGTAAAGGCAGCCATAGTCCAGCACCTGGCCGTGAACCATCCTGCCATAAGCAAACTGCGTGCCTTCTGTTTCCAGCCAACGCATAAGCGGTGTTGATCCAAGCTCTTCAGACCATTCCACCCGCCCCAAGACTCCGGCACGTTCATCTGGATAGACTTCCCTGTGCCACACAAGATGCTGTTCGAGAAAATCGCGTTCCGGAAAAATGTCGTCGCCCACAAAGACGAGAATGCTCCCCCGCGCCAGCATCATCGCCCGATTTCTGGCCACCGACGGCCCGGCATTGTCGGCCAGCCGGCTGTAAATCAAAGCGAAGGCGCATTGCGTGGCAAAGTCTGTGACCGCCGCCTCGCTGCCATCCGTCGAACCGTCATCCGACACGATGATCTCGTATTGCGCGCTGGCAAGGGTCTGATTGCGGTAGAGATCGAGGGTACGCAGCAGCACGTCCCGCCGGTTATGGGTCGGCATAATCACGG
This genomic stretch from Pararhizobium capsulatum DSM 1112 harbors:
- a CDS encoding glycosyltransferase family 2 protein, whose product is MSVPTISVIMPTHNRRDVLLRTLDLYRNQTLASAQYEIIVSDDGSTDGSEAAVTDFATQCAFALIYSRLADNAGPSVARNRAMMLARGSILVFVGDDIFPERDFLEQHLVWHREVYPDERAGVLGRVEWSEELGSTPLMRWLETEGTQFAYGRMVHGQVLDYGCLYTCNVSVKRAFLERTGERFCEELRFCEDSEWGLRLAQWGFELRYNAQARAKHFHPVSLSSSLSRMVALGRSTEALAKVSPTNFRRMINADRYEHRPLLAKMLSILLHPLAGRFLYRPLAAFCERRLAADRIFAICHASYFYRGLASKRLWHNDKAAG